In Planctomonas sp. JC2975, the genomic stretch CCCGCCGGCCGTGACGTACACCTCACCGTCGTCGTAAAGCGAGCGGATGCTCTCGTGCAGCTCGACCTGCCGCTCCAGGTAGTCCCGAACGGCCCGCAGCGACGCCTCCGACCGGTCATGCGCGAGCGAGCCCTCGTATCCGGCGACTCCGGCGAGCCTCAGCACTGCGGATGCCGCCACCCGCTCCGCCACGCGCGTCGCCTCTGCGACCGTGCGCGCTCCGGTGCGTCCGCCTGGAGCTCCGAGCTCGACGCACACGTCGAGCCGTCGCGGCGGGGGCCCTACGACCAGCGCACGTTCCATCGCCTCGACGGTCTCCACCGAGTCGACCCAGCACACGAACCGTAGACCCGGATCGGCCAGCTCGCCGGCCAGGTACCGCAGCGCACGGGCGTCGACCGCGGCGTTCGCAAGCATGATCGAGTCGAATCCCAGGCTGCGCGCCGTGCGCACCTGCCCCATGGTCGCGAGGGTGATGCCCAGGGATCCGGCGTCGAGCTGCCGCCGCCACAACGCGGGCGCCATGGTCGTCTTGCCGTGCGGCATGAGCTCGAGGCCGCGGACCCGGGTCCACTGGGCCATCACCGCCACGTTGTGGGCCATCGCCTCGTCGTCGAGCACGACGAGCGGCGTCCAGAACTCGGCAAGATCCGGCGAGGTGGCGAGGAAGTCCGCGATCGTCTCGCCTGCCGCACGAGCGGGAAGACCCTTGTCGTGGCTGGTCAGCACGTCGGATCCGTCGTCAGGCGGTGGCACTCGCGTCATCGTCGGTTCCTTCGTCGTCGTCTGGCGCTGGCGGGCGTCGGCTCGGTTCTTCCACTGCAGCGGCGTCTGCCTTCGACGTGTGCAAATAATACAACGCCCGTTGCACTGAATGCAGCACCTCGTCACACTGGACGCATGGCGCTTGAGGCGAGTCCGACATTCCATCCTCGCCTCATCGCGCTCGGCGAGAGCATGGTGATGGTCACGCCAGCGCTGCCGGAATCCCTCGCCACAGCCGACGACCTGCGGCTGCACGTCGGCGGCGCGGAATCCAACGTCGCGTGCCACGCCGCGGCGCTCGGCGTTCCGAGCGCCTGGGTGAGCGCCGTCGGATCCGACGTCCTCGGCGAGCGGATCGTGCGCGTCATCCGGGACCGTGGAGTCGACGTCGGCTGGGTGACCAGCGATCCTGATGCCCCGACGGGCGTCTACTTCAAGGATCCGGGCAACGGCGTGCTGTACTACCGCAGCAGTTCGGCTGCGTCCCGGATGAGCCCGGCGTCCGTGGTGGATGTTCCGCTCGAGCAGGCGGACATCGTGCACATCTCCGGCATCACGCCCGCACTCTCGCGCAGCTGCGCCGACCTGATCGATGCCGTCATCGATCGTGTCGCCGCTGTCGACGGTGTACTGAGCTTCGACGTGAACCACCGTGCCGCGCTCTGGGAACCCGGCGCCGCGGCATCCGCACTGCTGGTCCTCGCCGACCGTGCCGACCTCGTCTTCGTGGGTCTGGACGAAGCCGAGATCATCTGGGAATGCCGAACGGCCGACGACGTGCGCGCCGTGCTGCCTTCGCCGCGGCGTCTGGTGGTGAAGGACGGCGCAGTCGGCGCCACCGAGTTCGACCGCATCGACGGTCGCGACGTGGTGACGTTCGTTCCGGCCATCGCCACCCGGGTCGTCGAGCCGGTCGGAGCAGGGGACGCCTTCGCCGCCGGTTATCTCGCCGCCATGCTGAACGGAGCGGATGCCGCCACCCGCCTCACCGCCGGCCACGAGCGCGCGCACCTGGTGCTGCTCTCGACCAGCGACTTCATCGTCGAAAACGGCACGACGGATGACGCTCGAGAGGGCGACATCCACGCCGGCGACATCCGAGCCGACGGCATCCCACCGATGACGCACGAGCCCAGCGCTCACTGACAGCCAGCACCCGCACTGAAAGGCGCACACCGCCATGACCGACAACTCCTCCTTCGGCGAACTCTTCAACGACGTGCCGCTCATGGCGATCCTGCGCGGCATGGGCGTCGAGCGCAGCCTCGCCGTCGCCACCACCGCCTGGGATCTCGGCATCGAAGTCGTCGAGCTTCCGGTCCAGACGCCGACGGACGTCGAGGCGTTGCGCGTCGTCGCGGATGCGGCCCACGCCCGCGGCCTGAGCGTCGGCGCCGGAACGGTCGTCTCGCCGGAGCACGTGCGCCTGGCCAAGGAGTCCGGTGCCGACTTCACCGTCTCTCCCGGCTTCGACGTCGACGTCGTGCGCGCGTCCCACGCGGCCGGCATGCCGTCGCTGCCCGGCGTGGCGACGGGCACCGAGGTGCAGCTCGCGCTGAAGGAGGGCCTCACCTGGCTGAAGGCGTTCCCGGCGTCCCTGCTCGGCACCGGTTGGTTCGGCGCCATGCGCGGCCCGTTCCCTCAGGCGACGTTCGTGGCCACCGGCGGAATGGATGCCTCCACCGCTCCGGCCTTCCTCGCCGCCGGCGTGCGCGTGGTCGCGGTCGGCTCCGCGCTGGAGGATCCGGATCAGCTGCCGAAGCTCGCGGCACTACTCGGATAGCCCTGACGGCATCGGATACTGCCGCCTCATCTCGTTGCCGACTAGCCGACTAGCCTGACGGTCCGACACGACCGCGCGTTCCTCGAGCTGTTCGCAACTGTCGTATGCGTTCGTGCAAGGCTGGATGCGCACGGGAGACCGATACAAGGCCGCCTGGTGACCTCCGCCAGCGAAAGCAAAACCCCCGCTCTTCCGTAGAAGAACGGGGGTACTTGGTGGAGCTACGGGGATTCGAACCCCGGACCTTCTCATTGCGAACGAGACGCGCTACCAACTGCGCCATAGCCCCAAGTGCGTATGAGACTCTAGCACGCCCGACCCGCTCTCCTTGAATCGAGGCCGGGCCACGCGTGCGTCTTCACGGGGTCGCCAGTGGCCCGCCATCGTCACGAAAACTGGACAGGATTGCGCACGCCAGTCGGGCACCGATCTGCTTCGGTCACCACCTCCTGCGGAATCCGTGACCCGCCGCGGCCGACGACGGCGCAGGCCACCGGGGAGGCCGCAGAGCGGGTCACGGCCCGGAGTCGTGGTCAGCAGAGGCGGCGCGAAGCCACGTGCGTCAGTTGCTGGCAGGGTGACGGCAGGTCAGCCCGCGGCGCGACGGCGCCGCAACGCCTCGTCGAGGTCGATGTGCTCGCTCTGCACGTCGTCGACCATGCCCATGCGCGCGTACCTGCTCGGAGGCTTGGGAGGCGTTGGCGGGTCGCTCGCCACCTGCGCACCCGAGGAGACGGCCGGCGCGGCAGGCTGCTCGACGGGACGTTCCTTCTGCGGCTGAATCGTCGGTACCTGGGCGGCAGCGATGCGTGCCGCCCGCTGCTCCAGCTCGGCGCGAGCCGCTGCACGACGCAGCGCGACCGCCGCGTCGACGGACGCCATGGCCGCCGCCGCCCGCGACCCCGGCGACTGATACATCGGCTTCGGCAACGGCTGGGGCTGCCAGCTGACATCCACCGGCTCGTCCTCGACGGTCTCCGGTTCGGCGTGCAGCGCGTGGTCGTACAGCTCCGGATTCTGCCGCACCACCTCGACCCTCGTGCGCCGAGCCGCATTGTGCGCCGCCACCTGCTGGGCGAGACGCCGGAGCACGGCGACAGCACAGACGAGCAGTGCCGCCGAGGCGGCCAGTACCCACCAGCTCCCCGCCGTCGCGAGCGAGTACACGCCGAATCCGATGCCGACGAGCGACGCCAGCACCACCCCGGTCGTCATCAGCCTCGTGCGACGCACCGCGTGCGCGAACGCGCGATCGTGTTCGGCTCGGGCCGCCGCCGATATGCCTGAGTGCGTGATGCGGGGGGCCGCGGGCTGGGCGTTCGTCCGTGTCGGGGTCGGCCGCTGCGCATCATACGATCGCGAACCTTCGGTCCGGCGGTGGGTGCGCTCGGGCTCGGCAGGCTCGGCTCCGAGGTCGTCGATGGCCCGGGTCTCGTCCGGGGAGGCGTCCGGTTCACCGACGGCGTCGGCCGCACGCTGCCGCGACGGTGACACGCTCGGGAACGTCGGGCCGTCGTCCGGCTGCGCTTCTTCCATCGCCGCGAACCGGGCAGCGGCACGAGCCTCGGATGCCGCGTGCGCGCGAGCAGCGGCATCCGCCTTGCCTTGCACCTTCTTCAGCAGCCTCTGCTGACGTGCTACCTCTCGTGCCGTCGCCTCGACGTGCACCTCTTCCGGCGCCTCGGCGGTCTCGGCGAGGATCCGCAGTGTCTGCTGCAGCCGAACGGCGTTGCGCTCGGCGTTGAGATAGT encodes the following:
- a CDS encoding alanine racemase encodes the protein MTRVPPPDDGSDVLTSHDKGLPARAAGETIADFLATSPDLAEFWTPLVVLDDEAMAHNVAVMAQWTRVRGLELMPHGKTTMAPALWRRQLDAGSLGITLATMGQVRTARSLGFDSIMLANAAVDARALRYLAGELADPGLRFVCWVDSVETVEAMERALVVGPPPRRLDVCVELGAPGGRTGARTVAEATRVAERVAASAVLRLAGVAGYEGSLAHDRSEASLRAVRDYLERQVELHESIRSLYDDGEVYVTAGGSAYFDVVADVYRNAGAESASGDSAGAGGARTHFVLRSGAYIVHDDGYYRTVSPFDGSRASEDSPRLVSAMRGIARVVSHPEPGLALLDGGKRDFPYDEGLPIPRGVAADLDGPWAPLTDATVSAMNDQHSYLRLDGADAARGVAPIGSLVALGLSHPCTAFDKWRVLPVVESADSTRVVDLVRTYF
- a CDS encoding sugar kinase, with translation MALEASPTFHPRLIALGESMVMVTPALPESLATADDLRLHVGGAESNVACHAAALGVPSAWVSAVGSDVLGERIVRVIRDRGVDVGWVTSDPDAPTGVYFKDPGNGVLYYRSSSAASRMSPASVVDVPLEQADIVHISGITPALSRSCADLIDAVIDRVAAVDGVLSFDVNHRAALWEPGAAASALLVLADRADLVFVGLDEAEIIWECRTADDVRAVLPSPRRLVVKDGAVGATEFDRIDGRDVVTFVPAIATRVVEPVGAGDAFAAGYLAAMLNGADAATRLTAGHERAHLVLLSTSDFIVENGTTDDAREGDIHAGDIRADGIPPMTHEPSAH
- a CDS encoding bifunctional 4-hydroxy-2-oxoglutarate aldolase/2-dehydro-3-deoxy-phosphogluconate aldolase — its product is MTDNSSFGELFNDVPLMAILRGMGVERSLAVATTAWDLGIEVVELPVQTPTDVEALRVVADAAHARGLSVGAGTVVSPEHVRLAKESGADFTVSPGFDVDVVRASHAAGMPSLPGVATGTEVQLALKEGLTWLKAFPASLLGTGWFGAMRGPFPQATFVATGGMDASTAPAFLAAGVRVVAVGSALEDPDQLPKLAALLG